One window from the genome of Fulvivirga lutea encodes:
- a CDS encoding PAS domain-containing sensor histidine kinase, with protein MSVSEKLLESKLERDREKQEIERLRSKLANLQERLEVYETAADGANDGLWDWDFTKNKPFVSRPWKTMVGLDPDYDVTQIDGLWESLLHPDDFERCTKYFSDFVESENTFYRQEFRLRHTDGSYRWILSKGKAIRDDNGKLLRLSGSHTDITDRKEAADAVVKSEKKYKSLFENSLVGMFRTDFKTGEVLDSNEKFWEILGVEKYEGVKTVDFYKSEKDRQFVIDLVKTTGRAENVELEIKRHNGDLIWVLFSIQHYPDDGILETVLIDITESKSNLLELQKVNFELDSFVYHASHDLRSPLRSVLGLIDLYRLEDTPKVKEQCIERIEGSIKRLDDLVQELLSISRNDRVNDSHSELNLLVEINNSISSYFNATDTTDLSIVAKVFHDKKLMTDGTRLRIILNNIISNAIKYRSFSKEEPYIKIEAQVNEKEAVITVEDNGEGIEESKLPHIFDMFYRATEKSTGSGLGLYIVKKVADKLGATIEVDSVELEGTTFKIVVPNTYYSEKES; from the coding sequence AGAGAGACTTCGAAGCAAACTGGCCAATCTACAGGAAAGGCTCGAAGTTTACGAAACTGCGGCTGATGGTGCCAATGATGGCTTGTGGGATTGGGATTTCACGAAGAACAAACCTTTTGTTTCAAGACCATGGAAAACCATGGTAGGGTTAGACCCTGATTATGATGTAACTCAAATCGATGGTTTATGGGAATCACTGCTCCATCCTGACGATTTTGAGCGCTGTACAAAGTATTTTTCAGATTTTGTAGAAAGTGAAAATACTTTTTACAGACAAGAATTTCGATTACGGCATACTGATGGTTCATACCGATGGATACTCTCAAAAGGAAAGGCCATAAGAGATGATAATGGTAAGCTATTGCGATTATCAGGTTCTCATACAGATATTACCGACAGAAAAGAAGCTGCTGATGCAGTAGTTAAAAGTGAGAAAAAATATAAATCACTGTTCGAGAATTCACTGGTTGGAATGTTCCGCACAGATTTCAAGACAGGTGAAGTATTAGATAGCAATGAAAAGTTTTGGGAAATACTTGGCGTAGAAAAATACGAAGGAGTTAAAACAGTTGACTTTTACAAATCTGAAAAGGATCGCCAATTTGTTATCGATTTAGTTAAAACTACAGGTAGAGCAGAGAATGTAGAACTCGAAATAAAGCGCCATAATGGTGATTTAATTTGGGTGCTATTTAGTATCCAACACTACCCTGACGATGGAATTCTGGAAACGGTTCTAATCGACATCACTGAATCTAAAAGTAATTTGTTGGAGCTACAGAAGGTGAATTTCGAGTTGGATAGCTTCGTTTATCATGCTTCTCACGATTTAAGATCACCTCTAAGGTCTGTACTAGGTCTGATCGATTTATACCGACTAGAGGATACACCTAAGGTAAAAGAGCAGTGTATTGAGCGTATTGAAGGCAGCATCAAACGTTTAGATGACCTGGTACAGGAACTGCTAAGCATTTCAAGAAACGACAGGGTAAACGATTCGCACTCTGAGCTCAACCTACTGGTGGAGATTAATAACAGTATTTCCAGTTATTTCAATGCAACAGACACCACAGATTTATCGATTGTGGCAAAAGTGTTTCATGACAAAAAGTTGATGACTGACGGTACCCGTTTGAGAATTATCTTGAATAACATTATATCCAATGCCATTAAGTATCGCAGCTTCTCCAAAGAAGAGCCATATATTAAAATTGAGGCACAAGTAAATGAAAAAGAGGCAGTTATCACTGTAGAAGATAATGGAGAAGGTATTGAAGAGTCTAAACTTCCTCATATCTTTGATATGTTCTACAGGGCTACAGAAAAAAGTACGGGTTCAGGCTTGGGCCTTTATATTGTTAAAAAAGTGGCCGATAAATTGGGAGCTACCATTGAGGTTGACAGCGTAGAACTGGAAGGAACAACTTTTAAAATAGTAGTTCCTAATACTTATTATTCTGAAAAAGAAAGCTAA
- the panB gene encoding 3-methyl-2-oxobutanoate hydroxymethyltransferase: MSVHKKDIKKVTTHQLQEMKNRGEKIAMLTAYDFSMAQILDAAGIDVLLVGDSASNVMAGNETTLPITLDQMIYHASSVVKAVQRAFVIVDIPFGSYQGNSSEALRSAIRIMKESGAHAVKMEGGSEIKESVIRILSAGVPVMGHLGLTPQSIFKFGTYTVRAKEEEEAAKLIEDAKLLEECGCFSIVLEKIPAHLAKKVAETVNIPIIGIGAGPDVDGQVLVMQDMLGITKEFKPRFLRRYADLYTTISDAVSHYIEDVKAKDFPNEEEKY; encoded by the coding sequence ATGTCTGTACACAAGAAGGATATCAAAAAAGTTACTACTCACCAACTTCAGGAAATGAAGAACAGAGGGGAGAAAATTGCCATGCTTACTGCATACGACTTTAGTATGGCGCAAATTCTTGATGCTGCAGGCATTGATGTGCTTTTAGTAGGTGATAGTGCTTCCAACGTTATGGCTGGTAATGAAACTACCTTACCTATAACACTGGATCAAATGATTTATCATGCCAGTTCTGTGGTAAAGGCGGTGCAACGAGCTTTTGTCATTGTAGATATTCCTTTTGGTTCTTATCAAGGTAATTCTTCTGAGGCTTTGCGTTCGGCCATTCGAATTATGAAAGAATCTGGTGCACATGCTGTAAAGATGGAAGGCGGTAGTGAAATCAAGGAATCTGTGATTCGTATTTTAAGTGCTGGTGTACCTGTAATGGGTCACTTAGGGCTAACCCCACAATCGATATTTAAATTTGGTACGTATACGGTGCGTGCGAAAGAAGAGGAGGAGGCGGCAAAGTTAATTGAAGATGCCAAATTGCTGGAAGAATGTGGTTGCTTCTCGATTGTACTTGAAAAGATACCTGCACATTTGGCTAAGAAGGTTGCAGAAACTGTAAATATTCCAATCATTGGAATTGGTGCCGGCCCTGATGTTGATGGCCAGGTGTTGGTGATGCAGGATATGTTAGGAATTACCAAAGAATTTAAACCTCGCTTCTTAAGGCGCTATGCCGATTTATACACCACTATTTCCGATGCGGTGAGCCACTATATTGAAGATGTGAAGGCCAAGGACTTCCCTAACGAGGAAGAGAAATACTAG
- a CDS encoding DUF6326 family protein, whose product MNSQKTPQNKLEDLRVNVKLKLAALWASVMFLIIYIDYFALYMPNMIKDILNGRVFVFDISPMFLSIALALVAIPALMIYFSVALPARANRAANIIVAAVNIPFMLFNLAGEAWMHMVFGATVEVILLFLIIYYAWKWPRVEL is encoded by the coding sequence ATGAATTCACAAAAAACACCACAAAACAAGCTGGAAGACCTAAGAGTAAATGTAAAACTGAAACTTGCCGCGCTTTGGGCGAGTGTGATGTTTCTAATTATCTATATCGATTATTTTGCCCTGTATATGCCGAATATGATAAAAGATATTCTGAATGGGAGGGTGTTTGTATTCGATATTTCGCCAATGTTTCTTTCAATTGCACTTGCCTTAGTGGCTATTCCAGCACTGATGATTTACTTCTCTGTTGCCCTTCCGGCTAGAGCAAATCGCGCAGCAAATATCATTGTAGCTGCGGTGAATATCCCTTTTATGTTGTTTAATCTGGCCGGAGAAGCCTGGATGCACATGGTATTTGGAGCTACTGTTGAAGTAATTCTGCTTTTTCTAATTATTTATTATGCATGGAAATGGCCTCGGGTAGAACTATGA
- a CDS encoding Crp/Fnr family transcriptional regulator, with the protein MQDILFDFISKYISLTEEEKSALLSLDLFHPVKKGTVLLKEGQKSHESYFVLKGCIRVYYIIDGEEKTTAFYTELDALTPHCAVNKTPSEYFISCVEDSILAISNSDVEVAINTKFPKFDIMCRMLSEELLVKKQIDFDEFKTSSPEQRYLNLLQKRPDLIQRVPQHQLASYLGIKPQSLSRLRARIMEKGS; encoded by the coding sequence ATGCAAGACATACTATTTGATTTTATATCAAAATACATCTCTTTAACGGAAGAAGAAAAAAGTGCATTACTTTCACTAGATCTGTTTCATCCAGTAAAGAAAGGTACGGTTTTACTTAAAGAAGGACAGAAGTCACACGAGAGTTATTTTGTTTTAAAAGGCTGTATTAGGGTTTATTATATTATCGATGGGGAAGAAAAAACAACTGCCTTCTACACAGAACTAGATGCATTAACCCCTCATTGTGCGGTAAACAAAACTCCTTCTGAATATTTTATTAGTTGCGTTGAAGACAGCATTCTTGCTATTTCAAATTCTGATGTGGAAGTAGCCATAAACACTAAATTTCCAAAGTTTGATATCATGTGCAGAATGTTATCGGAAGAATTGTTAGTGAAAAAACAAATAGATTTTGATGAGTTTAAGACTTCATCGCCCGAGCAGCGATACCTCAACCTTCTACAAAAAAGACCTGATCTGATTCAGCGTGTGCCACAGCACCAACTAGCCAGCTACCTCGGCATCAAACCTCAATCATTAAGTAGGCTAAGAGCAAGAATCATGGAAAAAGGGAGCTAA